The sequence TGACCGTGTAAACCGGAATTTGCCGGGATTTGGACATCTGCCGCACCTTGGGATTTTGCCGGGCCTGCACCCGGGGGGTCAGCATTACATCCGCTTGGTGAATATCCCGCACCAAAATCACGGGCAAATCCAGAGCCATGATCACCTGGTTGAGCAATTCCAAACTTACCCCGTAGGGATACAGATGCACCGGGTCGTCCCCCTCCCGCTGTAAGTATGCCTCAAAGGGCAGGGGGTCTTCGTTCATGGCATGGTCGAGCAGTTGGGCAAATTCCTCCCCCGCTTCTGAGGTTTCCGGGAGAGCCACCATCCGTCCCGCCCGTCGCCACCGCCGCAGTTGGGTCGGGGGTTGGGGTTCCGGGGTGGGCAGTTCGTGGGTGGTGATTACCTGGCCGTTTTCCCCCAGGGTACGCAGTTGGGTCGCCCCTTTCCGCCCCCGCAAGAGGTTGTCCACCGTGTCCGCCACCTGTTCGTGGATTACCCAGCGGTACCGCTCCTGCATTTCCACGGCGATGGTAAAGGTGGGGGGGGCTTTGCGCTCCAAAACGGTTTTTTGGGTGCCCCGGCGGCGGGCTTCGTCATCTCCCAAGGTGACCGCCTGAATGCCACCGATCAAATCCGCCAGGGTGGGGTTTTTCATCAAGTTTTCAATTTGATTGCCATGCGCCGTGCCGATCAACTGCACCCCCCGTTCGGCAATCGTCCGGGCCGCCAGGGCTTCCAATTCCGTGCCAATCTCGTCAATGATGATCGCCTCGGGCATATGGTTTTCCACCGCTTCGATCATCACCTGATGCTGCAATTCCGGGCGCGCCACCTGCATCCGCCGGGCCCGACCAATGGCCGGATGGGGAATGTCGCCATCCCCGGCGATTTCATTCGAGGTGTCAATGATCACCACCCGTTTGCCCAGGTCATCCGCCAGCACCCGGGCGATTTCCCGCAGGGCCGTAGTTTTCCCCACCCCCGGTCGCCCCAACAGGAGAATGGACTGGCCCGTTTCCACCAAATCCCGGATCATGCTCACCGTGCCAAATACCGCCCGCCCGACCCGACAGGTGAGGCCAATGATTTTCCCTTGCCGGTTGCGGATGCCGCTGATCCGGTGCAGGGTACGCTCGATCCCCGCCCGATTGTCACCGCTAAATTCCCCCACCTGGGCGATGGCGTATTCCAAATCCTGGTGGGTCACGGGTTCAGTCCGCAGGTATTCCGTGCCGTTGGGAAACCGGGCCTCCGGCGGTCGCCCCAAATCCAGGACAATTTCAATAATTTCTTGACGCTGGGGGTGAACTTCCAGGGGTTGGCGAATCGGGGGCGGAATAATGGCCAGTAGCTGATCCAGGTCGTCGGTAACGGTGAGATGTTCGGGATGGGCGGGGGAATGAACCATGCCTTCGCACCCACGGGTGAGCCGCTTAGTATTACTTATCATATTTAGCATTATTGCAGGCAGTTTTGCTAGAGCCGGGGGGAAATTTTTGGCCCTGGTTTTGCCCCTCCCCCAGCAGTCGCCCAA comes from Synechococcus sp. C9 and encodes:
- a CDS encoding R3H domain-containing nucleic acid-binding protein → MVHSPAHPEHLTVTDDLDQLLAIIPPPIRQPLEVHPQRQEIIEIVLDLGRPPEARFPNGTEYLRTEPVTHQDLEYAIAQVGEFSGDNRAGIERTLHRISGIRNRQGKIIGLTCRVGRAVFGTVSMIRDLVETGQSILLLGRPGVGKTTALREIARVLADDLGKRVVIIDTSNEIAGDGDIPHPAIGRARRMQVARPELQHQVMIEAVENHMPEAIIIDEIGTELEALAARTIAERGVQLIGTAHGNQIENLMKNPTLADLIGGIQAVTLGDDEARRRGTQKTVLERKAPPTFTIAVEMQERYRWVIHEQVADTVDNLLRGRKGATQLRTLGENGQVITTHELPTPEPQPPTQLRRWRRAGRMVALPETSEAGEEFAQLLDHAMNEDPLPFEAYLQREGDDPVHLYPYGVSLELLNQVIMALDLPVILVRDIHQADVMLTPRVQARQNPKVRQMSKSRQIPVYTVKGNTLPHITRALRRLLRLDEGEPGDDWPLLTQGREEDEVEALEEARLAVEQIVIPTGQPVELLPRPPAIRKMQHELVEHYRLRSDSFGEEPNRRLRIFPA